The stretch of DNA TTATAAAGATCAACCAAACCCGGGTGCCGTTGAACGTAGTCAAACAGTTGTGTATATTCGTCATTGGGAATCGTCTCATCAGATCGTAGCCGTAGCCTGTCGGGTTTAATGCCGTTTAAGGCAGCGCCGGCATTCGTACGATATTTGCGTTCGGTAAGATATGCCGAAGAAAGTACGCGTTCAAGTACTATGCTGACCATCGTTTCCTGCAGAAAGGTGTACCCTTGCTGAATAAGACCGTTATCGATACACCATTTAACCGCGTTGAGGCCGTTTTGCAGGTTATCACTTGAAAATGGGGACAGCTTTTCCTGGATTTTTTCCAGAAGCGGTCGCAACTGAGCCGCAATCGGAAGGGTCAGACTGCTATCGACAAGCGTTTTAAAAGAGGATATATCAATATCCTTGGTTATCTGCAAACCTCGGCAGGTCAGGATAGCCGGTGCGAACAACCGTAAATTTCGACTAATCTCCGGATTATTCTGCTCCGTCAGCGAAGCGATTGGTTCGGCATTTCCACCTTGCAAAAAAGCCCGCGCGGCAGCCGTCCACTCCTGTAATTGAGCAAAGGGCGTTAAATCTAGTACCGGGGCGTTCACTACTTCACCCGGTCGCTGGTTATTTCGGCCCGCCTCGTAATTTCCATAAAATATTCGCCTTATCTTGACTTGCTGCAAGGTGCGAACGTAATCCAACAGCACCATACCAAGCATTGGCAAGGAGCGAAAACCATAGGTAATATCAAAATATAATTCGTCCCCTTCCGCAATACTTTGAAAAACAGTCTGAAAAACGGCCCAGATTTCTTCTTCAGTGTTTCCATTCGGAATATTGACGGCAGAAAATAATCCGATACGCCCTTGCTGACTCAGACGTTGCAGAATTTGCTCCAGCCCTTTTCCTTCGAGCAGACCCTCTCCCCGGGTAATTCTGTTCTGATAATTGTAATGCAGAGCCTGTTCCGTAGTAAAAATTATTACCGCATCGGTTGGCTGCCAATCGGTTAGCACTTTTTCAAAAATAGCCTCTTGAACATATACGGTCGGCTGTGATAACAAAGCGGTATTGTTATCAAAAAAATACCGCGCAGGCTCGTATGGAATGGCGCCGAGGAAGGAGATGAATTTTCGTGGCATGGCAAGATATGATTGTTGATTTGAATTTTGAACGCATAGCGCTCAAGATTGGAGGCATAAATGTTACTCAAGAAAATAGTTAGTAGACCATGCTCTGTGATGATTTGAACTGAAGGAAAAACTCAGCCTTGAAAATGCTTCTGTATCTCTGAGCCAATAAAAAGTTCAATTTTCAATGACTTGCACTTGTCAGTCAAGATTTGGCGGAAGTCTGGGTCTTCTTTTTTTTGGATAGGAGGGAAAAAACTGCTTGCTACGCACAAAATTTTCTTGCTGAATATGCCACCAAGGTAATCGGCCCTTTGGACAAAGGATTCAAGGTGCTCCAACTTATTTGCCCCTGTGAAACTCCCTTTACAAGAAATACAAGCCAGACCTTTTTCTTTTCTATCAACACAGATGATATCCACCTCTCCAAAGGATACCGGGTCGCCGACAGGCTCCACATTGCTAAGCGGTGCTGCATAGCGATTGGAGTGATTCACAAGGTCATAAACGTAATACTCAAAGGGAAAACCGTCCAAATAGGCTAGCATCTGTTCTTTATGATCCTTTTTCTCTCTTGCGTCCTTGTGCAAGTCACGGAAAGGCAGCTCATAAGTACCATTATGGCGTTTAAGGTAGCCCAAGGCGACTGCCTGGTGCAAAAAGGCCTCAATGGCAGGGTTCGGTGAGGCCGGCAAAGGTTTACCAGGTTGAGCAGACTTTCTAATTTCTTGGATAAACCTATGGAATTTAAACTGCTGGCTTTGTACCAATGAAAAAGCCGTTTTCCCAAATGCAATTTCTGCATCTGTTCTTGGTTGGGAGCGCCAGTGCTTGCCCAATGACTTGCCATAGGCCTCCAAGATCACTTCCACATCCAGCAAGTCGAAGATCGGGCCTATATCAATCTTTTCTTGCTTATGGCTGGTGCCTCCCGGCACGATAATGCCGGCTTGGGTATCACAGTAGTAAGTAGAAAGACACCTATCCTTAGCTACCAGATAGGCGCCAACGGACATCATTTTTGTTGCGCCTGTGAAGTTGAGGCATAGGTCAGGATATTTATCGGCGTACTTGATCGCCAGCGATTGCGCCTCCTGCACATCGGGAGTTGAGGACGTTGCCTCCTGATATCCAATAAACTCTATCTTTCGAAGATCAGGATGCTTTTTCCTGAGTTTTTCGTAGGCATTTTTTATCCATTCGGCTGTATTCAAAAAACCACCTTTGCTTGCAACCGACACCACTCGCTCCGGCTGGAGCGCGATAATCGGTAGCAGGTTCTGAAGGGTCTGAGCGCTGAGAAGTTGGAGGAGGGTCATGGTTGGTTAGTCTTTGGTGTATATGTTGGGTTTTACTGCTTCGGAGGGGGGGGGGGAGGATGGGGCGGTATTTATATTCATTCGTTATTTGCTCATTGACATTCCGCTCAATTTCCATGTAGCGTGTCCTGTTTTCCCAAGAAACCCTCCCTGGCATCTGTTCTAAAGTAAGCATATGTTTGAGCTCTTTCATTCGAGCATCTTTCTCCCAATAGGAGTTAGAATCATCTATCTGCTGTTGAGTATGCTTTGCAATATATTTGGCAAAAGCGTCTTCATATGGAGTCATCTTCTCAACAAGTTCTTCTGCGGCAGACCAGGTAGCCTCTGAGTCAAAAACTTCAGCATAACGTGCCTTTCGATTGATTAACGTAAGATTAGGGACGATCTGGATTGATCCCAGTCCAAGCGGTTTTCCTAAACCAAGCTTATGCCCACATCCTTGGGGTAAATCCAATGAAAGCAAAAGCGCTCCAAGCTCCTGTCTGGTAAGATTCTCGAATCGGATTTTACCCCCAAAAACACTTCCCTGTGAAACCGGATTGATTGGGGGATGGTGACTTTTTGTGATCTCCTTTTTTGTTTCTATCCAAGTATGGGGATCACGTAGATCACTACTCGTTTTGCGGTGCCAATAATTTTTGAAACCTCTAATAGGAACTCCTGCATCCGACCATTTTTTCGGTGATACGCCCTTTTGTTGTTCAAGATAATGTTGGTAGGTAGTTGGTTTTGGTGAGGAAAGTATCTTCGGGTGTTTCGCTTCATCCAGTACTGTTTGCACTTCTGAAAGCGGATGCAGGTCTTCAAAAAACACCTTGCTGGCGTGCTCCGTTGTTCCGAAAATAGACGCGGCAAAATCAAATCCATTCGTTAGTTTAGTCTGATGGACATGGTCAGAAACGGATGAGGAGTACGGCATCCTGTGATACTTGGCGTGGCCAATAGAGTAAACTGTACCATTATCATTTAGACGATAGAATACCGGGATACCTAATTCTTTTGGAATCTCAATAGTTTCCCTGTTGATTTTTTCTCCTATTGAGTTTAGAATCAAACCTTTTCTCAAAGATTTTATCAGGTCAATCGCTTGCTCGCTCCTCGTATTATCGGATTGATAACTTTTAATCACGCGACTTGGTACTGGTTTCTCTATCCCCTCGGATATATTAATCTTCCATACAATAAGACGATGGCCAAACTTTCCGGTAGAAAAGGTGCAGGCATCGTTGCTAAATTTGTACTTATAGGCTTGGCGTATGTCTGAACTGGGTTCTTGCTTAGCATTTCCTGGAAAAATCAAGTATCCCCCATTCATGTATCTCATGAAACCAGCATATACTTTATCACCATCATCAGTGAGCGTTGAACGACGATAAAAGACTTTGTCCTCAAATATGGTTAAGGCAGAATATGAAGCAATTTCTAGTATGTGCCTTGTCAGGCCTCTTATTGAGCTTCCTGGAATGTATAGATTTTCGTTTGCTCTGAAAAATTCACCATCATGCCCTTTGATGAAAAGCGGCGAAAGCGCTTTGACTTCTAACTCAATATACCCCGACAATCTCCCCTCTGCAAAAGAGTCAAACCCAACCCCAGTTTCGGCGGGTACCACGATATCATTCAGTGGCACAAAATTATATGGCGCCCGAGCAGGTTCATTTTGTCGTCCGCCGCCGCCTTGATTGCCTCGGTTGCCTTGTTGCTGATACTTACCGTGGCGTTCATTTCCGTAATGTTTTTGATACTTTGCCATATCCTGCTGCTGTGTTTGTTGTTTGGTGTAATCTTTGCCATTGAAGCGAATGACCTTGACCGGCCCTCCCGAATTGTCAAATTCAACTTCCTGACCGTTCATGTCATCGGTAAGTCCAAAATCACCTGTTACAGGGAGCGTCTTCTCCCCTGCCAGTTGCCAGCCTTTGCCTTGCTTGATCAATTTTGCGGTTTTCATGGTTGGTTTATGTTAAAAGGTTGAAATTTCACAAAGCGGCTGTCCACATAGCCGGCCTGCTGGGTGGCGGCATCGTAATCTATATAGTTGCGGGTGACAACCGCTAAGTCAGAAACTGCAAGGTCGGCATGAGCTTTCTGAAGGAGTTTTCCGACTACTCCCCGCAACATCATAGAAGCATCGACTATTTCCTGACCTTCTCCCGGAGCGTCAGTCCGCAATCGCCCCTGTATGTTGCCGCCGGTTTTCCAAAAATGGAACTCCTTTGCCTCATTGAATGCACGTACCCTGAAGAGGTGCTCGTCTCCGCTGACCGGCTGAATATCGTTCAGCCATGTAGTGTTCCCGCCTTCAATGACTCCGGTAAAGATTGCATGGTGCTGCCAAAGTACGATATAGCCCTCCGAAAGTTGTTGAGCAATGGCATCGGCACCCTCCCAACCAACTGGAATGGAAGCAGAGGCTATTTTTTTGATAGAATATACAGGTGTGAGTAACTGGCTCATGTTGTGGCAGGTTGATGGTTGACAAGTTTGTTCAGGGCTGCGGCGCTACCTTTGATGAATTCCAATTCGGGGCCTTGGCCTTTACGCTGGAAGATGGCTACTTTTTGGCCATCGTTCCAGACTTCGGCACTCAGACCCATCAGGATGCCCCGGCCCACATTTTTCTCCCCACCAATGGCGAGGTCTTCGAGCCAGAGGTCTTTGAGCAGCATGAGCAGGAGTTTTTTCTCTTCCTCGGTGGCACCTTTCAGTATAGTGAAGGTCAGCTTAATCTGTTCTCGGCCTGTAGTCCAGACTGGCTCGGAGTTAAACAGCTCTCCATCAATCACGCCGCCGGTAAAGCGGTCTATGCGGATGCGGTTTTGCACCATGGGTTCAACCTCCTCTTCCTGAAACTGAAACTCCTCCACCCGCAAACGGCTGCGAATCTGGGTTTTCTCATCTTCGCTGACATGGCCAAACAAATCAAACGGAGCAGCCTCATCGCTGCCCATGATTTTCCAAATTTTCACTGCCCGGTGCCGGATGGCTCCTCGGATAGATTTACCTGGCAGCACATGCTGCTTTCTGCTCTTGAGTTGGCTCTTGTCAGGCTCATTGCCGTTGATGCCGTAGGCCCCGATCATGAGGCTGGATTTCAGACGGAAAGTCGCTTCGATGGAAAAAGAGCCTTTGCCAAGCTGCTTAGGCATAGCCTCGATGGCCATTTCAGGAATGGAAATGGTGCTCTTATCCAGATACTCGAACCATTCCTCTGCCTTCTCTGGAAATTGGAAGTGGAAGGCTTGGAAGCCAGTACACGTCACCTTGCCGAAACCTGTGTTAGTATTGGCACCGATGCGAAAATGCGGGCTTTCGATGGATGCCTTTATTCCTTTAACGAAATCCTCCCAGCCGGTCTCCATGCTCGCGCGCAAGGTAATTTCTGCCCGAAAGGGGAAATTTAGACCCGGCTCTACGATCTGGTAGTCATATTTTTTCTTGTCTTCGGCGGTGCCTTTTTCGTGGTCGATTTTGACCCCATCCCGCATCACAATGTCTTTAGGGTTATAGGGTGACTCGGGAATCAAATCATCAAAGCGGATATGGCTTTGTAGCGGATGCAGTTCGCTTTTGCCTGTTTTCTCGTTTCGGCCCGTTTTACCCCAGAAATAGCCATCCTGCCCGCCGCTGAAGCTCCGCAGGCAGCCCGCGATGGAGGATGCAGGAATGTAAGGCTTGCCATCCGGCAGCCGCATCACCTCGATATCCACGGCATCACCGCCACCGCGCCCAATTAGGAGTGGAGATTCGTTGGTCAGCGTCGCCCGTAAAATGACCTTGCCGATGACTCGGTCGTCGTATCTGTTATTATTTGCCATCTGATTTGTTCTTTTTGCGGAGAGTTTGGAAGAAGGTGATCCAGTAGATGCGGGTAAGTTCAAAAGGCAACTCACCCAGCCCAGTTTTTGCGAATTTTGCCTTAACCCCTGTCTCTTTTAACTCTTTATCTGATACCTCGTGAAGTATTTCTGCATTTAATAATTTCTCGGCTGCCGGTTTTCCACTAGAATTGGCCCTGAAAAGA from Saprospiraceae bacterium encodes:
- a CDS encoding TIGR02221 family CRISPR-associated protein → MPRKFISFLGAIPYEPARYFFDNNTALLSQPTVYVQEAIFEKVLTDWQPTDAVIIFTTEQALHYNYQNRITRGEGLLEGKGLEQILQRLSQQGRIGLFSAVNIPNGNTEEEIWAVFQTVFQSIAEGDELYFDITYGFRSLPMLGMVLLDYVRTLQQVKIRRIFYGNYEAGRNNQRPGEVVNAPVLDLTPFAQLQEWTAAARAFLQGGNAEPIASLTEQNNPEISRNLRLFAPAILTCRGLQITKDIDISSFKTLVDSSLTLPIAAQLRPLLEKIQEKLSPFSSDNLQNGLNAVKWCIDNGLIQQGYTFLQETMVSIVLERVLSSAYLTERKYRTNAGAALNGIKPDRLRLRSDETIPNDEYTQLFDYVQRHPGLVDLYKRLIGHDGLRNDINHCGFKTGYAMPSTLKDELSTLYQHLIQINLQ
- a CDS encoding TIGR03986 family CRISPR-associated RAMP protein encodes the protein MKTAKLIKQGKGWQLAGEKTLPVTGDFGLTDDMNGQEVEFDNSGGPVKVIRFNGKDYTKQQTQQQDMAKYQKHYGNERHGKYQQQGNRGNQGGGGRQNEPARAPYNFVPLNDIVVPAETGVGFDSFAEGRLSGYIELEVKALSPLFIKGHDGEFFRANENLYIPGSSIRGLTRHILEIASYSALTIFEDKVFYRRSTLTDDGDKVYAGFMRYMNGGYLIFPGNAKQEPSSDIRQAYKYKFSNDACTFSTGKFGHRLIVWKINISEGIEKPVPSRVIKSYQSDNTRSEQAIDLIKSLRKGLILNSIGEKINRETIEIPKELGIPVFYRLNDNGTVYSIGHAKYHRMPYSSSVSDHVHQTKLTNGFDFAASIFGTTEHASKVFFEDLHPLSEVQTVLDEAKHPKILSSPKPTTYQHYLEQQKGVSPKKWSDAGVPIRGFKNYWHRKTSSDLRDPHTWIETKKEITKSHHPPINPVSQGSVFGGKIRFENLTRQELGALLLSLDLPQGCGHKLGLGKPLGLGSIQIVPNLTLINRKARYAEVFDSEATWSAAEELVEKMTPYEDAFAKYIAKHTQQQIDDSNSYWEKDARMKELKHMLTLEQMPGRVSWENRTRYMEIERNVNEQITNEYKYRPILPPPLRSSKTQHIHQRLTNHDPPPTSQRSDPSEPATDYRAPAGASGVGCKQRWFFEYSRMDKKCLRKTQEKAS